The Pyrodictium delaneyi genome contains a region encoding:
- a CDS encoding secondary thiamine-phosphate synthase enzyme YjbQ: protein MKIVVKELSVTSTSRFEIIDLTSDVEAIVRESGIKNGLCLVFVPHATAAIMANEAEPGLLGDYIEFIQEVFKPDYDWRHNRIDDNAHAHLAAAVIGPSRVFPILGGRLVKGTWQNILLVELDGPRTRRIIVEIMGD, encoded by the coding sequence ATGAAGATTGTAGTCAAAGAGCTTAGTGTTACCAGTACGAGTCGTTTCGAGATCATAGATTTAACTAGTGACGTTGAGGCTATTGTCCGTGAATCTGGTATTAAGAATGGTCTATGTCTCGTATTCGTACCTCACGCAACAGCAGCCATTATGGCCAATGAGGCTGAGCCTGGTCTTCTTGGCGACTACATCGAGTTTATACAAGAAGTCTTTAAGCCGGATTATGATTGGAGGCACAACAGGATAGATGATAATGCTCATGCACACCTCGCTGCCGCAGTTATAGGTCCTTCCAGAGTGTTCCCTATTCTGGGCGGGAGGCTTGTCAAGGGGACATGGCAAAACATCCTTCTGGTAGAACTCGATGGCCCTCGAACTAGGAGGATAATTGTCGAAATAATGGGTGACTAA
- the gcvPA gene encoding aminomethyl-transferring glycine dehydrogenase subunit GcvPA, producing MSINWCNTALQPRVSQSLRLPWAPAANERDRREMLKRIGVNDAMELYNDVPPEIMLKEPPNVGFGRQLSEWELQRLVDSMLSKNKVFTDPPPFLGGGICFHTVPAVIDAILSRSEFYTAYTPYQPEINQGLLQVFFEYQSLMADLLEMDVVNVSMYDWSTAAAEAILAAMRVTRKKRIVVAGNIHPERMEVIETWLLGKEADIRVVEFDRETGKVDLDRLENTIDSDTAAVYVEVPNFFGVIDDGVEAIAEIVHRRKALFIVGVDPLSLGIVRSPGSYEADIVVGDAQPLGLGLNYGGPYLGIFATRWDRKLVRQMPGRLIGLTKTVDGSEYGFTMILQTREQHIRREKATSNITSNEALMAVAAAAYMVLLGGSELRELARSIWLRSHYAAKRLGELERVKAPQFSGEFFKEFTARFPKPYHSIHRALLEKGIMGGLPLADKPPLMDEYSALFCVTEAHSMKDIDRLVEAIGEML from the coding sequence ATGTCTATAAACTGGTGCAATACCGCCCTACAGCCCCGGGTGTCACAGTCTTTGAGACTTCCATGGGCTCCTGCTGCTAACGAAAGAGACCGCAGAGAGATGCTTAAGCGGATAGGCGTAAACGATGCAATGGAGCTGTACAATGACGTACCGCCAGAGATAATGCTTAAGGAGCCCCCAAACGTTGGGTTCGGACGCCAGCTCTCGGAGTGGGAGCTTCAGCGGCTGGTAGACTCGATGCTCTCCAAGAACAAGGTCTTCACTGACCCGCCACCCTTCCTCGGAGGAGGCATCTGTTTTCATACCGTACCAGCTGTTATAGACGCTATACTCTCGCGCAGCGAATTCTACACAGCGTATACACCATACCAGCCTGAAATAAATCAAGGACTCCTCCAAGTGTTCTTCGAATACCAGAGCCTCATGGCTGATCTTCTAGAGATGGACGTAGTTAACGTATCAATGTACGACTGGAGTACTGCCGCTGCAGAGGCCATACTAGCAGCTATGCGCGTAACGAGAAAGAAGCGCATAGTGGTGGCTGGGAATATACACCCTGAGCGCATGGAGGTTATAGAGACATGGCTCCTCGGCAAGGAAGCAGACATTCGGGTCGTGGAGTTTGATCGTGAAACAGGAAAAGTAGACCTAGATCGACTGGAGAACACTATAGATAGCGACACTGCTGCTGTATACGTAGAGGTTCCAAACTTCTTTGGAGTCATAGACGATGGTGTTGAGGCTATAGCCGAGATAGTCCACCGGAGAAAAGCGTTATTCATAGTAGGTGTTGACCCTCTAAGCCTCGGCATAGTGCGCTCGCCGGGGAGTTACGAGGCTGACATAGTTGTTGGCGACGCGCAACCGCTGGGCCTGGGTCTGAACTATGGAGGCCCCTACCTAGGGATATTTGCCACACGGTGGGACCGGAAGCTAGTAAGACAAATGCCCGGCCGTCTGATAGGATTGACGAAGACCGTTGACGGCAGCGAGTACGGGTTTACAATGATTCTACAGACACGTGAGCAGCATATCCGCCGCGAGAAAGCGACGTCGAACATAACTAGTAACGAGGCGTTAATGGCCGTAGCCGCTGCAGCATACATGGTCCTCCTTGGAGGCAGTGAGCTACGCGAGCTAGCCCGCAGCATATGGTTGCGCAGCCACTACGCCGCAAAGAGGCTCGGAGAACTCGAGAGAGTAAAGGCGCCACAGTTTAGCGGAGAGTTCTTCAAGGAGTTTACTGCACGGTTCCCAAAGCCCTACCATAGTATACACAGAGCACTCCTCGAGAAGGGTATCATGGGTGGTCTCCCTCTGGCAGATAAACCACCACTCATGGACGAGTACTCTGCGCTTTTCTGCGTAACAGAAGCCCACAGCATGAAAGACATCGATAGACTAGTCGAAGCTATAGGTGAGATGCTATGA
- a CDS encoding thioredoxin family protein, whose amino-acid sequence MKSIGEQIEKLVEEKIKQLELELGDPLVYADKDFDKLLEKYPIVVVEFAAPWCNPCKAYTPVFRRVARKLMNKYGDKIVFVYLDTDKLPEIADRYSVENIPTTIVFVNGHVADVIMGATQESRLEDKILSIAREVLDH is encoded by the coding sequence ATGAAGAGCATAGGAGAACAGATAGAAAAACTAGTAGAGGAGAAGATAAAGCAGCTAGAGCTAGAGCTAGGTGATCCACTAGTATACGCTGATAAGGACTTCGATAAACTACTAGAGAAATACCCAATAGTAGTAGTAGAGTTTGCAGCACCCTGGTGCAACCCCTGCAAAGCATATACACCAGTCTTCCGGAGAGTAGCACGCAAACTCATGAACAAATACGGAGACAAGATAGTCTTCGTGTACCTCGATACGGACAAACTCCCGGAAATAGCGGACCGCTACTCCGTAGAGAACATTCCCACAACTATAGTATTCGTTAACGGTCATGTGGCGGACGTTATTATGGGTGCGACGCAGGAGTCACGGCTTGAGGATAAGATACTGAGTATAGCACGAGAAGTGCTAGACCATTAA
- a CDS encoding methylenetetrahydrofolate reductase codes for MRILGELEPTKNNEKLAKRVEKLAGVVDAIDIPEAPMGKPIAHAAILAAYIKAKYGIDAIPHVRVSDLNTVGLLSILGGLKATGIEEAVLLKGDQPIVGKEVEELTVESAAEVASSRLGGKPRLGAMMSLRYPLEAITKRLQAPLDFYLVLRPSHSLEKLEQVSKLAKSLNKRLYTYVIVASSRNYSKLREMLVGQPVYNIDEAVRFVTKIQGLVDGILISSPGDVDTISETARRIKKELRLD; via the coding sequence ATGAGAATACTAGGAGAGCTGGAACCGACAAAGAACAATGAAAAGCTTGCAAAGAGGGTAGAAAAGCTTGCAGGAGTAGTCGATGCAATAGATATACCAGAAGCCCCTATGGGAAAGCCAATAGCACATGCGGCTATACTAGCAGCATATATCAAGGCCAAGTACGGCATAGATGCTATCCCACACGTACGTGTATCAGATCTAAACACTGTAGGACTGCTTAGCATCCTTGGCGGTCTTAAGGCCACGGGCATAGAAGAGGCAGTACTCCTCAAAGGAGACCAACCAATAGTAGGCAAAGAGGTCGAGGAACTAACAGTCGAGTCAGCTGCGGAAGTAGCCTCGTCAAGACTAGGTGGTAAGCCACGCTTAGGCGCAATGATGAGCCTAAGATACCCCTTAGAAGCAATAACAAAAAGACTCCAGGCGCCCCTGGACTTCTACCTAGTACTGCGCCCTAGCCATTCCCTAGAAAAGCTGGAACAAGTAAGCAAGCTTGCCAAGAGTCTCAATAAGCGCCTCTATACATACGTCATAGTAGCTAGCAGTAGAAATTACTCCAAGTTGAGAGAGATGCTAGTAGGCCAGCCGGTATACAACATAGACGAGGCAGTAAGATTCGTCACTAAGATACAGGGACTAGTGGATGGTATACTAATCTCAAGCCCAGGCGATGTTGATACCATTAGCGAGACAGCCCGGCGGATAAAGAAGGAACTACGGCTAGACTAG
- a CDS encoding MBL fold metallo-hydrolase, which produces MQRPLSTVGVLETGAIVLGTNIIADGHAVGFSVRVVTHIHQDHIVGLSRSIRELGLIAGTPLTLDLLEVSGYRIPPSKRLVLPYGVSVSIDGDVLTLKQANHVPGAAEVVVELANGTRVGYTGDFKLPGTDILYELDVLVIDATYGVEEWVRPWQEEIDLLLADVVQEGLMYGPVYIYGYYGKIEEIMLLLRRHGVDAPFLVNQRVGRSVSVLERHGYRVGDVVVDGTREAREVKRSGWYIGFRHYSSWRRRRVLPSNGLRPVHILLTGWEFREPLRRVSPREWIVSFSDHADFRQLVSYVEEARPRMLIVDGYRGGRAAAYFASYVSKRLGIPATVMPDVRG; this is translated from the coding sequence TTGCAAAGACCGCTAAGCACTGTTGGTGTGTTGGAGACGGGTGCCATAGTACTTGGCACTAATATTATTGCTGACGGTCATGCTGTTGGATTTAGCGTCCGTGTAGTGACACATATTCATCAAGATCACATTGTAGGACTTTCTAGGAGTATCCGAGAGTTGGGACTGATAGCTGGTACTCCACTGACGCTAGACCTGCTAGAGGTGTCTGGATACAGGATTCCTCCCAGTAAGAGGCTTGTATTACCCTATGGTGTCTCTGTATCTATTGACGGTGATGTGCTGACGCTTAAGCAGGCTAATCATGTGCCGGGTGCTGCCGAGGTTGTTGTAGAGCTTGCTAATGGCACACGAGTCGGCTATACTGGTGACTTTAAGTTGCCTGGCACTGATATACTGTACGAGCTGGACGTGCTGGTTATAGATGCTACGTACGGGGTCGAGGAGTGGGTACGCCCGTGGCAGGAAGAGATTGATTTACTGCTGGCCGATGTTGTGCAGGAGGGATTGATGTACGGCCCAGTGTACATTTATGGCTATTATGGTAAGATTGAGGAGATTATGCTCCTGCTTAGGCGGCATGGTGTTGACGCACCGTTTCTTGTCAATCAGCGGGTTGGCAGGAGTGTCTCTGTGCTGGAGCGCCATGGCTATCGTGTTGGTGACGTGGTTGTTGACGGTACTCGTGAGGCTCGCGAAGTTAAGCGTAGTGGTTGGTATATAGGGTTCCGGCATTATAGTAGCTGGCGCCGTCGCCGTGTGTTACCTAGCAATGGTTTGAGGCCTGTACACATATTGTTGACTGGCTGGGAGTTCCGGGAACCCTTACGCCGGGTTAGTCCCCGTGAGTGGATTGTATCGTTTAGCGACCATGCTGATTTTCGCCAGCTTGTCAGCTACGTCGAGGAGGCTAGGCCGAGAATGCTCATCGTTGACGGGTATCGTGGTGGCAGGGCTGCTGCTTATTTTGCATCCTATGTCTCTAAACGCTTGGGAATACCTGCAACTGTTATGCCGGATGTGAGAGGCTGA
- the twy1 gene encoding 4-demethylwyosine synthase TYW1 codes for MTQADFRPRTVRNKRWKYRIDDFPEPYRSLYRILERQGYIIVGRHSVVKKCHWTHAALVENRFCYKCRFYGIESHRDIQMSPAALWCWNACLHCWRLRPTDTIRWDDTKLPWIDDPDLIAEGSIEAHRESLMGYWGHPKADERMKRMLEEAMNPVHVAISLTGEPTLYPRLGELIHEYHKRGLTTFLVTRGVRPDVLANLEEEPTQLYISIEAWDKKSYNEFDKPLVPRAWELTLKTLEMLPSFSSITVIRFTLVRSFNIHDTALKAWAKLVEIAQPTYIEFKSYMHVGAARHRLSNKDMLRHIEVLAFAKKFAELTGYKILSQQIESRVVLLSRIDKPIRVGEGCKGEIEKEKSRLEEMLDKLRVDNHLDEVEYRMVLDQKI; via the coding sequence ATGACCCAGGCGGACTTTAGGCCCAGAACTGTTAGAAATAAGAGATGGAAGTATCGTATAGACGATTTTCCAGAACCTTACCGCAGCTTATACCGTATACTTGAGAGGCAAGGCTACATAATTGTTGGCCGCCACAGCGTCGTCAAGAAGTGCCATTGGACACACGCGGCTCTTGTAGAGAATAGGTTCTGCTACAAGTGCCGGTTCTATGGAATAGAGAGTCATCGCGATATACAAATGAGCCCTGCTGCACTATGGTGTTGGAATGCATGCCTACACTGCTGGAGGCTACGCCCAACAGACACCATACGCTGGGACGACACTAAGCTACCATGGATAGACGACCCCGACCTCATAGCAGAAGGCAGCATAGAGGCGCATCGAGAATCCCTTATGGGCTACTGGGGCCACCCCAAGGCTGACGAAAGAATGAAGCGCATGCTGGAAGAAGCAATGAATCCAGTCCACGTGGCTATAAGTCTCACCGGTGAGCCCACACTTTATCCACGCCTTGGCGAGTTAATACACGAGTATCATAAACGCGGCCTTACAACATTTCTAGTAACCCGTGGTGTACGCCCTGACGTACTGGCTAACCTTGAGGAGGAGCCTACACAACTCTATATCAGCATAGAGGCGTGGGACAAGAAGAGCTACAACGAGTTTGACAAACCACTCGTGCCAAGGGCCTGGGAGTTAACTCTGAAGACTCTAGAAATGTTGCCAAGTTTCTCAAGCATTACAGTGATAAGGTTCACACTAGTGAGAAGCTTCAACATCCACGACACAGCACTCAAAGCCTGGGCCAAACTCGTAGAGATCGCACAGCCTACTTACATAGAGTTTAAATCCTATATGCACGTCGGTGCTGCACGACACCGCCTCTCCAACAAGGACATGCTACGTCACATAGAGGTCCTCGCATTTGCAAAGAAGTTCGCCGAGCTAACCGGATACAAAATACTCTCGCAGCAGATAGAAAGCCGTGTAGTACTCCTATCGCGCATAGACAAACCTATCCGCGTCGGCGAGGGATGCAAAGGCGAAATAGAAAAGGAGAAGAGTAGGCTTGAAGAGATGCTGGATAAGCTTAGAGTCGATAACCATCTCGACGAAGTCGAATACAGGATGGTACTAGACCAGAAAATCTAA
- the gatC gene encoding Asp-tRNA(Asn)/Glu-tRNA(Gln) amidotransferase subunit GatC codes for MRENIDVKHLAWLSRISLDDEEAKELEKRIVKARRLIDTLLEAELEGVEPLYHAVDKEGLLRPDNPSRGLDREDALLNAAKTEKGFIVAPRTVEEE; via the coding sequence ATGAGGGAGAACATAGACGTTAAACATCTTGCATGGCTTTCACGCATCAGTCTTGACGACGAAGAGGCGAAAGAACTCGAGAAGAGAATTGTAAAGGCCCGTAGACTTATCGACACGCTTCTCGAGGCCGAGCTTGAGGGTGTTGAACCCCTCTATCACGCTGTTGATAAGGAGGGTCTATTGAGGCCCGATAACCCGAGCCGGGGACTTGACAGAGAGGATGCTCTACTTAATGCTGCCAAGACGGAGAAGGGATTCATTGTAGCACCGCGTACCGTAGAAGAGGAGTAG
- a CDS encoding BtpA/SgcQ family protein, with protein sequence MRREDGTEPIKLPILGFKPLIGVVHLPPTPSSPRGYGGVDRLIEYTLSEIAKLEEAGFDAVIIENYGDKPFDIESSDEVLLSVLSVIVRETVKSTKLVVGVNVLRNNAKASIAVAYASGARFVRVNAYCELRVAPEGVLLPIAREVEQLRKQLDRNILVLADIDVKHSDPLGAYNLGNVLYNCIERGHMDAIIASGTATSKPPEPGYIAFIKRNSSKPVILGSGLNINNVQLYWNLVDGFIVGSSIKYMGRAENPIDIRRAKQLAEMVENLRAKTFPV encoded by the coding sequence ATGCGGAGAGAGGATGGCACTGAGCCCATAAAGCTACCAATACTCGGATTTAAGCCACTCATAGGCGTTGTTCATCTTCCGCCAACACCTTCATCGCCCAGAGGCTATGGGGGCGTAGATAGACTCATAGAGTACACGCTAAGCGAGATAGCCAAGCTAGAGGAAGCAGGATTTGACGCAGTAATAATAGAGAACTACGGCGACAAACCCTTCGACATAGAATCTAGCGACGAAGTACTATTATCCGTGTTATCCGTGATAGTGAGAGAAACAGTAAAATCCACAAAGCTAGTAGTGGGAGTTAATGTTCTACGAAACAATGCTAAAGCATCAATAGCAGTAGCCTATGCTAGCGGCGCTAGATTTGTACGAGTAAATGCATATTGCGAACTACGCGTAGCACCCGAGGGTGTCCTCTTACCCATTGCGAGAGAAGTTGAACAGCTTAGAAAACAGCTAGATAGAAACATTCTAGTTCTAGCAGATATCGATGTAAAGCATAGCGATCCTCTTGGAGCTTACAACCTAGGCAACGTACTCTATAACTGTATAGAACGCGGTCATATGGATGCTATAATAGCTAGCGGCACAGCTACATCCAAACCGCCAGAGCCAGGGTACATAGCGTTCATTAAGCGTAACTCGTCTAAACCAGTTATACTCGGTAGCGGCTTGAATATCAACAATGTACAACTTTACTGGAACCTCGTAGACGGCTTCATAGTAGGGTCATCGATCAAGTATATGGGTAGAGCCGAGAACCCGATAGACATACGCCGGGCTAAACAGCTGGCCGAAATGGTAGAAAATCTACGCGCTAAGACCTTTCCAGTGTAA
- a CDS encoding MGMT family protein, whose protein sequence is MSWKDPRSRKDIVYLLLMMVPMGYTVTYGALAELCATTPRVVGMYMRQNKDLVIVPCHRVVSTRGLGGFSRGLEFKRKLLELEEALDNTRGKPIRVIRSANEFWDVVEKNGLQLHIDIN, encoded by the coding sequence GTGAGCTGGAAGGACCCCCGTTCAAGAAAGGACATAGTCTACTTACTCCTTATGATGGTTCCAATGGGCTATACGGTGACTTATGGGGCTCTAGCAGAACTTTGCGCGACCACACCCAGAGTAGTGGGCATGTACATGCGTCAGAATAAGGATCTTGTGATAGTCCCCTGTCATCGAGTGGTCTCAACACGAGGGCTTGGCGGTTTTAGCAGAGGTTTAGAATTTAAGAGGAAACTTCTTGAACTCGAAGAAGCACTAGATAACACCCGTGGGAAACCTATAAGGGTTATTAGATCTGCTAATGAGTTCTGGGATGTAGTAGAGAAAAATGGGTTACAACTACACATAGATATCAACTAG
- a CDS encoding nicotinate phosphoribosyltransferase: protein MSKPRLYVASIDDILKGRATDVYFTRTRRILEAKGLCNTIVRAEFHAYSLPRGYKWAVFAGLEEALAILEGKQVNVYAMREGTIFKPVEPLMVIEGPYCEFAELETAILGALRHETSIATKAARIRLAAGDKTVLFFGLRSVHPALAPMVDRAAYIGGCDSVSGLLSREFLGIEPRGTMPHALIILFGDPVEAWKAFDEVVEPDVPRIALVDTFYDERYEALLAARTLGKRLYGVRLDTPSSRRGNMKRIIEEVRWTLNLNGYKDVKIIVSGGLDEESIKELRDLVDAFGVGTSIAFPPSIDISMDIIEIKRGNEWIPITKRGKLPGMKQVYRCPPLNDVILPWNESPSFKCNDGSEPRPLLERVMENGNLVTELPDTSRIRDYVLSQLKMLS, encoded by the coding sequence ATGAGTAAGCCGCGCCTCTACGTAGCCAGCATAGATGATATACTCAAGGGTAGAGCTACTGACGTGTACTTTACGAGGACACGCCGCATCCTAGAGGCTAAGGGCCTCTGCAATACTATTGTGAGGGCTGAGTTCCACGCCTATAGTTTGCCTAGAGGATATAAGTGGGCAGTGTTTGCCGGGCTCGAGGAAGCTTTAGCCATCCTCGAGGGAAAGCAGGTCAACGTTTATGCCATGCGTGAAGGCACTATATTCAAGCCAGTAGAGCCGCTAATGGTTATTGAAGGACCTTACTGTGAATTTGCCGAACTAGAGACAGCTATACTTGGCGCTCTACGCCATGAAACGAGCATAGCCACCAAGGCTGCTAGAATAAGACTTGCAGCAGGAGATAAGACTGTGTTATTCTTCGGTCTGCGCTCAGTACATCCAGCACTCGCCCCCATGGTTGACAGAGCCGCCTACATTGGTGGCTGCGACTCAGTCTCCGGGCTGTTATCACGGGAATTTCTAGGCATCGAACCCCGCGGCACGATGCCACATGCTTTGATAATACTGTTTGGCGATCCTGTAGAAGCATGGAAGGCCTTCGACGAAGTTGTTGAGCCTGATGTCCCACGGATAGCTCTTGTCGATACATTCTATGACGAGAGATATGAAGCACTATTAGCTGCGCGCACACTAGGCAAGCGCCTCTATGGTGTAAGACTAGATACTCCTAGCAGTAGGAGAGGCAACATGAAGAGAATAATCGAGGAAGTTCGATGGACGTTAAACCTCAATGGCTACAAGGATGTAAAAATAATAGTCAGCGGAGGCCTCGACGAGGAAAGCATCAAGGAGCTCAGAGATCTAGTTGACGCATTCGGTGTTGGCACATCGATAGCATTTCCGCCGAGCATAGATATAAGCATGGACATTATAGAGATTAAACGCGGCAATGAATGGATCCCCATAACTAAGCGCGGAAAGCTTCCAGGCATGAAGCAGGTATATCGATGCCCACCATTGAACGACGTCATACTTCCTTGGAACGAGTCCCCCTCGTTCAAGTGTAATGATGGCTCTGAGCCACGCCCACTACTAGAAAGAGTAATGGAGAATGGCAATCTCGTCACTGAGCTACCAGACACCAGTAGAATTAGAGACTATGTGTTGTCACAACTTAAGATGCTTAGCTAA
- a CDS encoding DUF2208 domain-containing protein, which yields MLSERMMLLVSQIYLAILSLVLAVAPQYYMLVFIIYFIAIMGLGMYTARGGGGTRVPREEVEKARTLLKEDKAFELAMEDEELVRQFAGQAKTMLIMFMLFPVYIVIFRAATTYYNDLVARLQSLGVPNETTAGFIVWLSVFESMFLISQLSRRIVARSGRAQPPMVPHGFRVTERGIIVKGSLGQVIGFPLPDGSEVKLNETKNYVEIKYPRGNRIRLYTRKARKLYEYIQRYGIRREEGQDKGTEAI from the coding sequence GTGCTCTCGGAGCGTATGATGCTGCTTGTGAGTCAAATCTACCTCGCAATACTGTCGCTTGTACTAGCTGTAGCACCACAATACTATATGCTAGTATTTATCATATACTTTATAGCCATAATGGGTCTAGGTATGTATACCGCACGTGGTGGAGGAGGCACTCGTGTTCCCAGAGAGGAGGTCGAGAAAGCACGTACATTACTAAAAGAGGATAAGGCCTTTGAACTAGCTATGGAGGATGAGGAACTAGTAAGGCAATTTGCTGGTCAAGCGAAGACAATGCTGATAATGTTTATGCTATTCCCAGTCTACATTGTCATATTTAGAGCTGCAACAACCTACTATAATGACCTCGTAGCTAGGCTGCAGAGTTTGGGCGTACCCAACGAGACGACAGCAGGATTCATAGTGTGGTTGTCCGTGTTCGAGTCTATGTTCTTGATAAGCCAGTTGTCTAGGCGGATAGTAGCCAGGAGTGGGCGTGCACAGCCACCAATGGTTCCCCACGGCTTTCGTGTAACCGAGAGGGGGATCATTGTTAAGGGCTCTCTCGGCCAAGTTATAGGATTTCCGCTTCCTGATGGCAGCGAGGTAAAGCTGAATGAGACTAAGAATTACGTTGAGATAAAGTATCCGCGGGGTAATAGGATAAGACTGTATACACGTAAGGCCCGGAAACTATACGAGTACATACAACGCTATGGCATACGCCGGGAAGAAGGCCAGGACAAAGGTACAGAGGCAATCTAG
- the gcvPB gene encoding aminomethyl-transferring glycine dehydrogenase subunit GcvPB, which translates to MTLKLRSGWRQARWSEPLVYELGDPNNSGFVRPYSHEDAELERILDVTPEEMLGHMFRDSIPNIPGLSEVEVVRHFTRLSQMSYGVDVGPVPLGSCTMKYNPKISEEIARDPRIRYLHPYQDPETVQGLLEMLYLLERWLAELTGMDRCSLQTPAGAAGELAGALMIRKYFIDKGEDRDEMLVPDSAHGTNPASAAMAGFKVVRIPTSENGTVDMEALDAALSERTAGIMLTNPNTLGIFEDRILEIADKLHSIGALLYYDGANLNGIMGIVRPGDMGFDIIHLNLHKTFGAPHGGGGPGAGVVCARGELAEYLPRPLIAKKGDRYYWDYECKKCIGRIRMFYGNIIPLVKAFVYIAMLGGRGLRESAIQSVINTNYFIALMRSVDGYELPYDPEKPRKHELVLSAKPLKRETGVTAEDVAKALLDKGLHAPTIYFPLIVEEALMIEFTESEPRRQIEEYAGALREIAGEARRNPTALKQLPRNTSTGRLDNVYANHPRSVTPTFRVLRRRLQGEQLSL; encoded by the coding sequence ATGACTCTCAAGCTGAGAAGCGGCTGGAGGCAAGCAAGATGGAGTGAACCCCTAGTATACGAGCTAGGAGATCCAAACAACTCCGGATTCGTACGCCCCTATAGCCACGAGGATGCAGAGCTGGAACGTATACTCGACGTCACACCAGAAGAGATGCTTGGACACATGTTCCGAGACTCTATCCCAAATATACCGGGGCTTAGCGAGGTAGAGGTCGTACGTCACTTTACACGACTAAGCCAGATGAGCTACGGTGTTGACGTAGGCCCAGTGCCTCTAGGCTCGTGCACCATGAAGTACAACCCTAAGATAAGCGAGGAAATAGCCAGGGATCCTCGGATACGCTACCTGCACCCATACCAGGACCCGGAAACTGTACAAGGCTTACTTGAGATGCTCTACCTCCTTGAGCGCTGGCTTGCAGAGCTAACAGGTATGGATAGGTGCAGCTTGCAGACTCCCGCCGGGGCTGCCGGAGAACTAGCAGGAGCACTAATGATACGCAAGTACTTCATAGACAAGGGCGAGGACCGAGATGAGATGCTTGTCCCGGACTCCGCTCATGGTACTAACCCTGCCAGCGCTGCTATGGCGGGATTCAAGGTAGTGAGGATACCGACTTCTGAAAACGGAACTGTTGACATGGAAGCACTAGACGCAGCATTATCCGAGCGGACTGCTGGCATAATGCTGACAAACCCTAATACATTAGGGATATTCGAGGACCGCATACTAGAGATAGCAGATAAGCTCCACAGTATCGGCGCGCTATTGTACTACGATGGCGCTAACCTCAACGGCATAATGGGTATTGTGAGGCCCGGCGACATGGGCTTCGACATAATACACCTAAACCTCCACAAGACTTTCGGCGCGCCTCACGGGGGCGGAGGCCCGGGCGCAGGCGTTGTCTGCGCACGGGGAGAGCTTGCCGAGTACCTCCCAAGACCGCTCATAGCCAAGAAGGGTGATCGCTACTATTGGGACTATGAATGCAAGAAGTGCATAGGAAGAATACGTATGTTCTACGGCAACATCATACCCCTTGTTAAGGCGTTCGTGTACATAGCTATGTTGGGTGGCAGAGGACTGAGAGAGTCCGCAATACAGAGCGTCATTAACACAAACTATTTCATAGCATTGATGAGAAGCGTAGATGGCTACGAACTCCCATATGACCCGGAGAAGCCGAGGAAACATGAACTAGTCCTCTCCGCTAAGCCGTTAAAACGGGAAACAGGAGTTACAGCAGAAGACGTGGCAAAGGCGCTGCTCGACAAAGGGCTACATGCACCAACCATATACTTCCCCTTGATAGTGGAGGAGGCATTGATGATAGAATTTACAGAATCTGAGCCGAGGCGTCAGATAGAGGAATATGCTGGTGCCCTCCGGGAGATAGCTGGGGAGGCCCGCCGTAACCCTACAGCGCTTAAACAGCTACCGAGGAACACCTCTACAGGCAGACTAGACAACGTATATGCTAACCATCCACGTAGCGTCACACCAACATTCCGAGTACTCCGGAGAAGGTTACAAGGAGAACAATTATCGCTATAG